In a genomic window of Campylobacter concisus ATCC 51562:
- a CDS encoding PFL family protein, with translation MDIKNVTETISMIEEQNFDIRTITMGISLLDCIDPDINKACDKIYAKITTKAKDLVKVGNEISAELGIPIVNKRVSVTPISIIGAATDAKDYVMIAKTLDRAAIEVGIDFIGGFSALVQKGYQKGDEILINSIPQALSQTSKVCSSVNVGSTKTGINMSAVRDMGRIIKETAAASRMGCAKLVVFANAVEDNPFMAGAFHGVGEADVVINVGVSGPGVVKRALEKVRGESFDVVAETVKKTAFKITRIGQLVGQMASERLGVKFGIVDLSLAPTPAVGDSVARVLEEMGLEAVGTHGTTAALALLNDAVKKGGVMACNQVGGLSGAFIPVSEDEGMIAAVRAGSLNLEKLEAMTAICSVGLDMIAIPADTPSESIAAMIADEAAIGVINQKTTAVRIIPLGREGDMIEFGGLLGRAPVMKINKASSADFIARGGQIPAPIHSFKN, from the coding sequence ATGGACATCAAAAACGTAACCGAAACGATCTCGATGATCGAAGAGCAAAATTTTGACATCAGAACGATCACGATGGGCATTAGTTTGCTTGACTGTATCGATCCTGATATAAACAAGGCTTGCGACAAAATTTACGCAAAAATCACCACTAAAGCCAAAGACCTAGTCAAAGTGGGCAATGAAATTTCTGCTGAGCTAGGCATACCAATCGTCAATAAAAGAGTGAGCGTGACGCCTATCTCGATAATCGGCGCCGCAACGGACGCAAAAGACTACGTGATGATCGCAAAGACGCTTGATAGGGCGGCTATTGAGGTTGGTATTGATTTTATAGGTGGTTTTTCAGCTTTAGTTCAAAAGGGATATCAAAAGGGCGATGAAATTTTGATAAATTCTATCCCGCAAGCACTTTCTCAGACTTCAAAAGTATGCTCAAGTGTTAATGTCGGCTCAACGAAAACTGGCATAAATATGAGCGCGGTGCGTGATATGGGACGCATTATAAAAGAGACGGCGGCAGCATCTCGGATGGGTTGTGCTAAGCTTGTCGTCTTTGCAAATGCAGTCGAAGACAATCCTTTCATGGCCGGTGCATTTCATGGCGTGGGCGAGGCCGATGTGGTGATAAATGTGGGCGTTTCTGGTCCAGGAGTAGTAAAAAGAGCCCTTGAAAAGGTGCGTGGCGAGAGCTTTGACGTGGTGGCTGAGACCGTTAAAAAAACGGCGTTTAAGATCACGCGTATCGGCCAGCTAGTTGGCCAAATGGCGAGCGAGCGACTTGGGGTTAAATTTGGTATCGTCGATCTCTCTCTTGCCCCAACACCAGCTGTGGGCGACTCGGTAGCTCGTGTGCTTGAAGAGATGGGGCTTGAGGCTGTTGGTACGCATGGCACGACTGCGGCACTTGCTTTGCTAAATGACGCGGTCAAAAAAGGTGGCGTCATGGCGTGCAATCAAGTGGGCGGCTTAAGCGGTGCATTTATCCCAGTCTCAGAAGATGAGGGCATGATAGCTGCTGTGCGTGCGGGATCGCTAAATTTAGAAAAGCTTGAGGCGATGACAGCGATATGCTCGGTTGGTCTTGATATGATCGCTATACCTGCTGACACACCAAGCGAGAGCATAGCTGCGATGATCGCTGATGAGGCGGCTATCGGCGTTATAAATCAAAAAACAACGGCCGTTCGTATCATACCATTAGGCCGTGAGGGCGATATGATCGAGTTTGGCGGCCTTTTAGGAAGAGCACCTGTGATGAAGATAAACAAAGCCTCTAGTGCCGACTTCATCGCTCGTGGCGGACAAATTCCAGCTCCAATTCATAGTTTTAAAAACTAA